A single window of Venturia canescens isolate UGA chromosome 3, ASM1945775v1, whole genome shotgun sequence DNA harbors:
- the HDAC4 gene encoding histone deacetylase 5 isoform X6, producing MALDYGTAYNMHRPNTLEDVGYRNVEITSAFTHLPQKDMARDTPGSPMSRPRDLGPAGGGGGGGGGGGGGGGGATATLTSGAYHAATTDHSALHGGAFQQKILELQQHHQLQQQILRQQFHARERQLAEMHEQQMHQLKVWEQQKQLEEQIKENERLETLRKKDKQDHSANASTEVKQRVRSFLVQKMQQREAAVAANGIAPGAPGYRSWLQPQSESGSTGNAAHPYRMPQMLQEKFGDDFPLRKTASEPNLLKVRLKQRVMERNLAASRNSPLTARRKDRLLSHLKRKSLLANPGSNPESGPNSPPTVNNSQASPTAGSNTPIQEESENTPYGGPLTSSSQQGSLSDLSLFSSPSMPNISLGIPHVPSSSSTSGTKLAPVSEAEVRAAFTARLGMPLTGQMLPGTLPFYPSLTVIEGEPAYIHKQMQNLEQQGSRHSTIYGSPITDTQVAHARLHKAGHRPLGSRTQSAPLPLGHPMLQGGMIAPPTHYEEYLAEKQLHDQQQAHNCLKQQLRQTVLTRVVSRGSQPNQLDEAAESEESEVIDLTGKKEVPEESEISKQQRDREQFLQQQRDLMMRHTLQVNESNSYVGSRSAQSARPLSRALSSPLVHLGPQATGGDVFARGSPHRPTTGLAYDPLMLKHACVCGETVRGHPEHGGRLQSVWARLSETGLLQRCDRVRSRKATLEEIQSCHSEAHALLFGTNPLNRQKLDMCKLSQLPIKSFVRLPCGGVGVDSDTTWNELHTAPAARMAVGCVVDLAFKAAMGDIKNGFAVVRPPGHHAETNQAMGFCFFNSVAIAAKLLQQKLDTRKILIVDWDVHHGNGTQQMFYDDPRVLYLSIHRHDDGNFFPGTGGSTECGAGEALGYNVNVSWTGGLNPPMGDAEYLAAFRTIVMPIAKEFDPDVVLVSAGFDAAIGHPAPLGGYKVSPACFGHMTQQLLELANGKVVLALEGGYDLAAICDSAQECVRALLGDEPSPLREEELTRVPCQNAIDTLQKTIAIQMSHWPCVKLAAHTVGMSALKASQKEHDETETVSAMASLSMQQPTNLSRTTPEHSREVSEEPMEQDEAK from the exons AAGACGTGGGCTACAGAAACGTCGAAATCACGTCCGCGTTTACCCACCTTCCTCAAAAGG ACATGGCCCGGGACACGCCAGGCTCGCCAATGTCAAGGCCACGGGATCTCGGACCTgctggcggcggcggcgggggAGGCGGAGGCGGAGGAGGCGGCGGCGGAGGTGCCACCGCTACTTTGACTTCCGGTGCTTATCATGCCGCAACGACCGATCATTCTGCGCTTCACGGAGGAGCTTTTCAGCAGAAAATACTCGAG CTACAGCAGCATCATCAGCTTCAACAACAGATACTGAGGCAACAGTTTCACGCCCGGGAGAGGCAGCTCGCCGAGATGCACGAGCAGCAGATGCATCAACTGAAG GTTTGGGAACAACAGAAACAACTCGAGGAACAAATCAAGGAAAACGAAAGGCTCGAGACACTCAGGAAAAAGGACAAACAGGATCACAGCGCAAATGCATCCACCGAAGTCAAACAACGTGTTCGG AGTTTCCTCGTACAAAAGATGCAGCAGAGAGAAGCTGCGGTTGCGGCGAATGGCATTGCTCCTGGAGCTCCCGGTTACAGAAGTTG GCTCCAGCCGCAATCGGAATCAGGAAGCACCGGAAATGCCGCTCATCCTTATCGAATGCCACAGATGCTGCAGGAAAAATTCGGCGATGATTTTCCGCTGAGAAAAACAG CCTCGGAGCCGAACCTGCTCAAGGTCCGGCTAAAGCAGCGTGTCATGGAGAGGAACTTGGCAGCTTCGAGAAACTCACCCCTTACGGCACGCCGGAAGGATCGACTGCTGTCGCACCTCAAGCGGAAGTCACTCTTAGCAA ATCCTGGCAGTAATCCCGAATCCGGTCCTAACTCGCCGCCCACGGTTAACAATTCACAAGCAAGTCCAACAGCCGGAAGCAACACACCGATCCAAGAG GAGAGCGAAAATACGCCTTACGGTGGTCCATTGACGAGCAGCAGTCAGCAAGGCAGCCTTTCGGATCTTTCACTCTTCAGCTCACCGTCCATGCCCAATATTTCGCTAGGCATCCCTCACGTGCCATCGAGTTCGTCCACG AGTGGCACGAAACTCGCTCCAGTCTCGGAGGCCGAAGTCCGGGCGGCGTTCACCGCTCGATTGGGTATGCCGCTAACGGGACAAATGTTGCCAGGGACCTTACCATTTTATCCATCGTTGACCGTAATCGAGGGTGAGCCAGCATACATACACAAACAAATGCAAAATTTGGAACAACAGGGAAGCAGGCACAGTACAATTTACGGTTCACCGATAACCGATACTCAAGTAGCACACGCAAGACTGCATAAGGCTGGTCACCGGCCTTTAGGTA GTAGAACACAATCCGCGCCATTGCCTCTCGGTCATCCGATGCTTCAAGGCGGCATGATAGCCCCACCGACACACTACGAGGAATACCTCGCAGAAAAACAGCTCCACGATCAACAACAGGCGCACAATTGCCTCAAACAACAGCTACGACAAACTGTACTGACGCGCGTTGTTTCCCGTGGCAGTCAACCCAACCAGCTCGACGAAGCCGCCGAAAGCGAGGAATCCGAAGTCATTGATCTCACCGGAAAAAAGGAGGTACCCGAGGAAAGCGAAATCTCCAAACAGCAAAGGGATCGCGAACAATTCCTTCAGCAACAAAGGGATTTGATGATGCGACACACCTTACAAGTCAACGAATCCAACTCTTACGTTGGCAGCAGGTCTGCCCAATCCGCTCGACCTCTATCTCGCGCCCTCTCCAGCCCCCTCGTCCATTTAG GACCTCAGGCCACCGGCGGGGACGTTTTTGCCCGTGGTTCGCCGCATCGTCCGACCACGGGTCTGGCTTACGACCCTCTGATGTTGAAGCACGCTTGCGTGTGTGGCGAAACTGTCAGGGGTCATCCTGAACACGGTGGCAGACTGCAAAGCGTTTGGGCGAGACTCTCGGAGACCGGATTGTTGCAACGATGCGATCGCGTTAGATCGCGTAAGGCTACACTCGAAGAGATACAGAGCTGTCACAGTGAAGCTCATGCGCTCTTGTTCG GCACGAATCCTTTGAATCGTCAAAAATTAGATATGTGCAAGCTCTCGCAATTGCCGATCAAGAGTTTCGTCAGACTGCCCTGCGGTGGTGTGGGCGTTGATTCTGATACAACGTGGAACGAGCTACACACTGCGCCAGCAGCACGGATGGCCGTCGGCTGCGTCGTTGATCTCGCGTTCAAAGCTGCAATGGGTGACATCAAAAATGGTTTTGCTGTCGTCCGACCTCCGGGACATCATGCAGAAACCAATCAAGCAATGGGcttctgtttcttcaattccgtTGCGATAGCGGCCAAGCTTCTTCAACAGAAATTAGATAccagaaaaatattaatagtCGACTgg GACGTTCATCATGGAAATGGCACGCAACAAATGTTTTACGACGATCCGAGGGTTCTCTACCTGTCGATACACAGGCACGACGATGGTAATTTTTTCCCGGGAACGGGTGGATCGACTGAATGTGGAGCAGGCGAGGCCCTCGGTTATAACGTCAATGTCTCGTGGACCGGTGGATTGAATCCCCCGATGGGAGATGCCGAGTATCTCGCAGCTTTTAGAACAATTGTAATGCCGATAGCGAAAGAATTTGATCCGGATGTTGTTCTCGTTTCCGCCGGTTTTGACGCGGCTATCGGACATCCAGCTCCGCTGGGTGGTTACAAAGTTAGCCCCGCATGTTTTGGACACATGACACAACAGCTGCTTGAACTCGCTAACGGCAAAGTAGTTTTAGCACTCGAGGGTGGTTATGATCTTGCGGCCATTTGTGATTCGGCTCAGGAATGCGTCAGAGCTCTTCTCGGCGACGAACCGAGCCCACTGAGGGAAGAGGAACTCACTAGAGTACCTTGTCAAAATGCCATCGATACGCTTCAAAAAACTATTGCGATTCAG ATGTCGCATTGGCCATGTGTCAAATTGGCCGCCCATACAGTAGGCATGAGTGCTTTGAAGGCGAGTCAAAAGGAGCACGACGAGACCGAGACAGTCTCTGCTATGGCTTCGCTCTCTATGCAACAACCAACCAATCTTTC CAGAACTACTCCAGAACATTCCCGCGAAGTTTCCGAGGAGCCAATGGAACAGGACGAAGCCAAGTGA
- the HDAC4 gene encoding histone deacetylase 4 isoform X7: MALDYGTAYNMHRPNTLEDVGYRNVEITSAFTHLPQKDMARDTPGSPMSRPRDLGPAGGGGGGGGGGGGGGGGATATLTSGAYHAATTDHSALHGGAFQQKILELQQHHQLQQQILRQQFHARERQLAEMHEQQMHQLKVWEQQKQLEEQIKENERLETLRKKDKQDHSANASTEVKQRVRSFLVQKMQQREAAVAANGIAPGAPGYRSWLQPQSESGSTGNAAHPYRMPQMLQEKFGDDFPLRKTASEPNLLKVRLKQRVMERNLAASRNSPLTARRKDRLLSHLKRKSLLANPGSNPESGPNSPPTVNNSQASPTAGSNTPIQEESENTPYGGPLTSSSQQGSLSDLSLFSSPSMPNISLGIPHVPSSSSTSGTKLAPVSEAEVRAAFTARLGMPLTGQMLPGTLPFYPSLTVIEGEPAYIHKQMQNLEQQGSRHSTIYGSPITDTQVAHARLHKAGHRPLGSRTQSAPLPLGHPMLQGGMIAPPTHYEEYLAEKQLHDQQQAHNCLKQQLRQTVLTRVVSRGSQPNQLDEAAESEESEVIDLTGKKEVPEESEISKQQRDREQFLQQQRDLMMRHTLQVNESNSYVGSRSAQSARPLSRALSSPLVHLGPQATGGDVFARGSPHRPTTGLAYDPLMLKHACVCGETVRGHPEHGGRLQSVWARLSETGLLQRCDRVRSRKATLEEIQSCHSEAHALLFGTNPLNRQKLDMCKLSQLPIKSFVRLPCGGVGVDSDTTWNELHTAPAARMAVGCVVDLAFKAAMGDIKNGFAVVRPPGHHAETNQAMGFCFFNSVAIAAKLLQQKLDTRKILIVDWDVHHGNGTQQMFYDDPRVLYLSIHRHDDGNFFPGTGGSTECGAGEALGYNVNVSWTGGLNPPMGDAEYLAAFRTIVMPIAKEFDPDVVLVSAGFDAAIGHPAPLGGYKVSPACFGHMTQQLLELANGKVVLALEGGYDLAAICDSAQECVRALLGDEPSPLREEELTRVPCQNAIDTLQKTIAIQMSHWPCVKLAAHTVGMSALKASQKEHDETETVSAMASLSMQQPTNLSTTPEHSREVSEEPMEQDEAK, encoded by the exons AAGACGTGGGCTACAGAAACGTCGAAATCACGTCCGCGTTTACCCACCTTCCTCAAAAGG ACATGGCCCGGGACACGCCAGGCTCGCCAATGTCAAGGCCACGGGATCTCGGACCTgctggcggcggcggcgggggAGGCGGAGGCGGAGGAGGCGGCGGCGGAGGTGCCACCGCTACTTTGACTTCCGGTGCTTATCATGCCGCAACGACCGATCATTCTGCGCTTCACGGAGGAGCTTTTCAGCAGAAAATACTCGAG CTACAGCAGCATCATCAGCTTCAACAACAGATACTGAGGCAACAGTTTCACGCCCGGGAGAGGCAGCTCGCCGAGATGCACGAGCAGCAGATGCATCAACTGAAG GTTTGGGAACAACAGAAACAACTCGAGGAACAAATCAAGGAAAACGAAAGGCTCGAGACACTCAGGAAAAAGGACAAACAGGATCACAGCGCAAATGCATCCACCGAAGTCAAACAACGTGTTCGG AGTTTCCTCGTACAAAAGATGCAGCAGAGAGAAGCTGCGGTTGCGGCGAATGGCATTGCTCCTGGAGCTCCCGGTTACAGAAGTTG GCTCCAGCCGCAATCGGAATCAGGAAGCACCGGAAATGCCGCTCATCCTTATCGAATGCCACAGATGCTGCAGGAAAAATTCGGCGATGATTTTCCGCTGAGAAAAACAG CCTCGGAGCCGAACCTGCTCAAGGTCCGGCTAAAGCAGCGTGTCATGGAGAGGAACTTGGCAGCTTCGAGAAACTCACCCCTTACGGCACGCCGGAAGGATCGACTGCTGTCGCACCTCAAGCGGAAGTCACTCTTAGCAA ATCCTGGCAGTAATCCCGAATCCGGTCCTAACTCGCCGCCCACGGTTAACAATTCACAAGCAAGTCCAACAGCCGGAAGCAACACACCGATCCAAGAG GAGAGCGAAAATACGCCTTACGGTGGTCCATTGACGAGCAGCAGTCAGCAAGGCAGCCTTTCGGATCTTTCACTCTTCAGCTCACCGTCCATGCCCAATATTTCGCTAGGCATCCCTCACGTGCCATCGAGTTCGTCCACG AGTGGCACGAAACTCGCTCCAGTCTCGGAGGCCGAAGTCCGGGCGGCGTTCACCGCTCGATTGGGTATGCCGCTAACGGGACAAATGTTGCCAGGGACCTTACCATTTTATCCATCGTTGACCGTAATCGAGGGTGAGCCAGCATACATACACAAACAAATGCAAAATTTGGAACAACAGGGAAGCAGGCACAGTACAATTTACGGTTCACCGATAACCGATACTCAAGTAGCACACGCAAGACTGCATAAGGCTGGTCACCGGCCTTTAGGTA GTAGAACACAATCCGCGCCATTGCCTCTCGGTCATCCGATGCTTCAAGGCGGCATGATAGCCCCACCGACACACTACGAGGAATACCTCGCAGAAAAACAGCTCCACGATCAACAACAGGCGCACAATTGCCTCAAACAACAGCTACGACAAACTGTACTGACGCGCGTTGTTTCCCGTGGCAGTCAACCCAACCAGCTCGACGAAGCCGCCGAAAGCGAGGAATCCGAAGTCATTGATCTCACCGGAAAAAAGGAGGTACCCGAGGAAAGCGAAATCTCCAAACAGCAAAGGGATCGCGAACAATTCCTTCAGCAACAAAGGGATTTGATGATGCGACACACCTTACAAGTCAACGAATCCAACTCTTACGTTGGCAGCAGGTCTGCCCAATCCGCTCGACCTCTATCTCGCGCCCTCTCCAGCCCCCTCGTCCATTTAG GACCTCAGGCCACCGGCGGGGACGTTTTTGCCCGTGGTTCGCCGCATCGTCCGACCACGGGTCTGGCTTACGACCCTCTGATGTTGAAGCACGCTTGCGTGTGTGGCGAAACTGTCAGGGGTCATCCTGAACACGGTGGCAGACTGCAAAGCGTTTGGGCGAGACTCTCGGAGACCGGATTGTTGCAACGATGCGATCGCGTTAGATCGCGTAAGGCTACACTCGAAGAGATACAGAGCTGTCACAGTGAAGCTCATGCGCTCTTGTTCG GCACGAATCCTTTGAATCGTCAAAAATTAGATATGTGCAAGCTCTCGCAATTGCCGATCAAGAGTTTCGTCAGACTGCCCTGCGGTGGTGTGGGCGTTGATTCTGATACAACGTGGAACGAGCTACACACTGCGCCAGCAGCACGGATGGCCGTCGGCTGCGTCGTTGATCTCGCGTTCAAAGCTGCAATGGGTGACATCAAAAATGGTTTTGCTGTCGTCCGACCTCCGGGACATCATGCAGAAACCAATCAAGCAATGGGcttctgtttcttcaattccgtTGCGATAGCGGCCAAGCTTCTTCAACAGAAATTAGATAccagaaaaatattaatagtCGACTgg GACGTTCATCATGGAAATGGCACGCAACAAATGTTTTACGACGATCCGAGGGTTCTCTACCTGTCGATACACAGGCACGACGATGGTAATTTTTTCCCGGGAACGGGTGGATCGACTGAATGTGGAGCAGGCGAGGCCCTCGGTTATAACGTCAATGTCTCGTGGACCGGTGGATTGAATCCCCCGATGGGAGATGCCGAGTATCTCGCAGCTTTTAGAACAATTGTAATGCCGATAGCGAAAGAATTTGATCCGGATGTTGTTCTCGTTTCCGCCGGTTTTGACGCGGCTATCGGACATCCAGCTCCGCTGGGTGGTTACAAAGTTAGCCCCGCATGTTTTGGACACATGACACAACAGCTGCTTGAACTCGCTAACGGCAAAGTAGTTTTAGCACTCGAGGGTGGTTATGATCTTGCGGCCATTTGTGATTCGGCTCAGGAATGCGTCAGAGCTCTTCTCGGCGACGAACCGAGCCCACTGAGGGAAGAGGAACTCACTAGAGTACCTTGTCAAAATGCCATCGATACGCTTCAAAAAACTATTGCGATTCAG ATGTCGCATTGGCCATGTGTCAAATTGGCCGCCCATACAGTAGGCATGAGTGCTTTGAAGGCGAGTCAAAAGGAGCACGACGAGACCGAGACAGTCTCTGCTATGGCTTCGCTCTCTATGCAACAACCAACCAATCTTTC AACTACTCCAGAACATTCCCGCGAAGTTTCCGAGGAGCCAATGGAACAGGACGAAGCCAAGTGA
- the HDAC4 gene encoding histone deacetylase 5 isoform X9, which translates to MALDYGTAYNMHRPNTLDMARDTPGSPMSRPRDLGPAGGGGGGGGGGGGGGGGATATLTSGAYHAATTDHSALHGGAFQQKILELQQHHQLQQQILRQQFHARERQLAEMHEQQMHQLKVWEQQKQLEEQIKENERLETLRKKDKQDHSANASTEVKQRVRSFLVQKMQQREAAVAANGIAPGAPGYRSWLQPQSESGSTGNAAHPYRMPQMLQEKFGDDFPLRKTASEPNLLKVRLKQRVMERNLAASRNSPLTARRKDRLLSHLKRKSLLANPGSNPESGPNSPPTVNNSQASPTAGSNTPIQEESENTPYGGPLTSSSQQGSLSDLSLFSSPSMPNISLGIPHVPSSSSTSGTKLAPVSEAEVRAAFTARLGMPLTGQMLPGTLPFYPSLTVIEGEPAYIHKQMQNLEQQGSRHSTIYGSPITDTQVAHARLHKAGHRPLGSRTQSAPLPLGHPMLQGGMIAPPTHYEEYLAEKQLHDQQQAHNCLKQQLRQTVLTRVVSRGSQPNQLDEAAESEESEVIDLTGKKEVPEESEISKQQRDREQFLQQQRDLMMRHTLQVNESNSYVGSRSAQSARPLSRALSSPLVHLGPQATGGDVFARGSPHRPTTGLAYDPLMLKHACVCGETVRGHPEHGGRLQSVWARLSETGLLQRCDRVRSRKATLEEIQSCHSEAHALLFGTNPLNRQKLDMCKLSQLPIKSFVRLPCGGVGVDSDTTWNELHTAPAARMAVGCVVDLAFKAAMGDIKNGFAVVRPPGHHAETNQAMGFCFFNSVAIAAKLLQQKLDTRKILIVDWDVHHGNGTQQMFYDDPRVLYLSIHRHDDGNFFPGTGGSTECGAGEALGYNVNVSWTGGLNPPMGDAEYLAAFRTIVMPIAKEFDPDVVLVSAGFDAAIGHPAPLGGYKVSPACFGHMTQQLLELANGKVVLALEGGYDLAAICDSAQECVRALLGDEPSPLREEELTRVPCQNAIDTLQKTIAIQMSHWPCVKLAAHTVGMSALKASQKEHDETETVSAMASLSMQQPTNLSRTTPEHSREVSEEPMEQDEAK; encoded by the exons ACATGGCCCGGGACACGCCAGGCTCGCCAATGTCAAGGCCACGGGATCTCGGACCTgctggcggcggcggcgggggAGGCGGAGGCGGAGGAGGCGGCGGCGGAGGTGCCACCGCTACTTTGACTTCCGGTGCTTATCATGCCGCAACGACCGATCATTCTGCGCTTCACGGAGGAGCTTTTCAGCAGAAAATACTCGAG CTACAGCAGCATCATCAGCTTCAACAACAGATACTGAGGCAACAGTTTCACGCCCGGGAGAGGCAGCTCGCCGAGATGCACGAGCAGCAGATGCATCAACTGAAG GTTTGGGAACAACAGAAACAACTCGAGGAACAAATCAAGGAAAACGAAAGGCTCGAGACACTCAGGAAAAAGGACAAACAGGATCACAGCGCAAATGCATCCACCGAAGTCAAACAACGTGTTCGG AGTTTCCTCGTACAAAAGATGCAGCAGAGAGAAGCTGCGGTTGCGGCGAATGGCATTGCTCCTGGAGCTCCCGGTTACAGAAGTTG GCTCCAGCCGCAATCGGAATCAGGAAGCACCGGAAATGCCGCTCATCCTTATCGAATGCCACAGATGCTGCAGGAAAAATTCGGCGATGATTTTCCGCTGAGAAAAACAG CCTCGGAGCCGAACCTGCTCAAGGTCCGGCTAAAGCAGCGTGTCATGGAGAGGAACTTGGCAGCTTCGAGAAACTCACCCCTTACGGCACGCCGGAAGGATCGACTGCTGTCGCACCTCAAGCGGAAGTCACTCTTAGCAA ATCCTGGCAGTAATCCCGAATCCGGTCCTAACTCGCCGCCCACGGTTAACAATTCACAAGCAAGTCCAACAGCCGGAAGCAACACACCGATCCAAGAG GAGAGCGAAAATACGCCTTACGGTGGTCCATTGACGAGCAGCAGTCAGCAAGGCAGCCTTTCGGATCTTTCACTCTTCAGCTCACCGTCCATGCCCAATATTTCGCTAGGCATCCCTCACGTGCCATCGAGTTCGTCCACG AGTGGCACGAAACTCGCTCCAGTCTCGGAGGCCGAAGTCCGGGCGGCGTTCACCGCTCGATTGGGTATGCCGCTAACGGGACAAATGTTGCCAGGGACCTTACCATTTTATCCATCGTTGACCGTAATCGAGGGTGAGCCAGCATACATACACAAACAAATGCAAAATTTGGAACAACAGGGAAGCAGGCACAGTACAATTTACGGTTCACCGATAACCGATACTCAAGTAGCACACGCAAGACTGCATAAGGCTGGTCACCGGCCTTTAGGTA GTAGAACACAATCCGCGCCATTGCCTCTCGGTCATCCGATGCTTCAAGGCGGCATGATAGCCCCACCGACACACTACGAGGAATACCTCGCAGAAAAACAGCTCCACGATCAACAACAGGCGCACAATTGCCTCAAACAACAGCTACGACAAACTGTACTGACGCGCGTTGTTTCCCGTGGCAGTCAACCCAACCAGCTCGACGAAGCCGCCGAAAGCGAGGAATCCGAAGTCATTGATCTCACCGGAAAAAAGGAGGTACCCGAGGAAAGCGAAATCTCCAAACAGCAAAGGGATCGCGAACAATTCCTTCAGCAACAAAGGGATTTGATGATGCGACACACCTTACAAGTCAACGAATCCAACTCTTACGTTGGCAGCAGGTCTGCCCAATCCGCTCGACCTCTATCTCGCGCCCTCTCCAGCCCCCTCGTCCATTTAG GACCTCAGGCCACCGGCGGGGACGTTTTTGCCCGTGGTTCGCCGCATCGTCCGACCACGGGTCTGGCTTACGACCCTCTGATGTTGAAGCACGCTTGCGTGTGTGGCGAAACTGTCAGGGGTCATCCTGAACACGGTGGCAGACTGCAAAGCGTTTGGGCGAGACTCTCGGAGACCGGATTGTTGCAACGATGCGATCGCGTTAGATCGCGTAAGGCTACACTCGAAGAGATACAGAGCTGTCACAGTGAAGCTCATGCGCTCTTGTTCG GCACGAATCCTTTGAATCGTCAAAAATTAGATATGTGCAAGCTCTCGCAATTGCCGATCAAGAGTTTCGTCAGACTGCCCTGCGGTGGTGTGGGCGTTGATTCTGATACAACGTGGAACGAGCTACACACTGCGCCAGCAGCACGGATGGCCGTCGGCTGCGTCGTTGATCTCGCGTTCAAAGCTGCAATGGGTGACATCAAAAATGGTTTTGCTGTCGTCCGACCTCCGGGACATCATGCAGAAACCAATCAAGCAATGGGcttctgtttcttcaattccgtTGCGATAGCGGCCAAGCTTCTTCAACAGAAATTAGATAccagaaaaatattaatagtCGACTgg GACGTTCATCATGGAAATGGCACGCAACAAATGTTTTACGACGATCCGAGGGTTCTCTACCTGTCGATACACAGGCACGACGATGGTAATTTTTTCCCGGGAACGGGTGGATCGACTGAATGTGGAGCAGGCGAGGCCCTCGGTTATAACGTCAATGTCTCGTGGACCGGTGGATTGAATCCCCCGATGGGAGATGCCGAGTATCTCGCAGCTTTTAGAACAATTGTAATGCCGATAGCGAAAGAATTTGATCCGGATGTTGTTCTCGTTTCCGCCGGTTTTGACGCGGCTATCGGACATCCAGCTCCGCTGGGTGGTTACAAAGTTAGCCCCGCATGTTTTGGACACATGACACAACAGCTGCTTGAACTCGCTAACGGCAAAGTAGTTTTAGCACTCGAGGGTGGTTATGATCTTGCGGCCATTTGTGATTCGGCTCAGGAATGCGTCAGAGCTCTTCTCGGCGACGAACCGAGCCCACTGAGGGAAGAGGAACTCACTAGAGTACCTTGTCAAAATGCCATCGATACGCTTCAAAAAACTATTGCGATTCAG ATGTCGCATTGGCCATGTGTCAAATTGGCCGCCCATACAGTAGGCATGAGTGCTTTGAAGGCGAGTCAAAAGGAGCACGACGAGACCGAGACAGTCTCTGCTATGGCTTCGCTCTCTATGCAACAACCAACCAATCTTTC CAGAACTACTCCAGAACATTCCCGCGAAGTTTCCGAGGAGCCAATGGAACAGGACGAAGCCAAGTGA